In Polaromonas sp. JS666, one genomic interval encodes:
- the surE gene encoding 5'/3'-nucleotidase SurE: MKILICNDDGYQASGIIALYEALKIVADVEVVAPEQNNSAKSNALTLHSPMYVQTAANGFRYINGTPADCVHIALTGLLGYRPDLVVSGINNGANMGDDTIYSGTVGAAMEGYLFGIPSIAFSQTEKGWAHIDVAARRARELVEQLMPSLEVVAEGAQPALAPWLLNVNIPNLPDDQIQGVKVARLGRRHAAERVITQTSPRGETMYWIGGAGPAKEAGEGTDFYATSQKFVSITPLHVDLTDHERLPYWEQAAARLTQAH, translated from the coding sequence ATGAAAATCCTCATTTGCAACGACGACGGTTACCAGGCCTCCGGCATCATCGCCCTCTACGAGGCGCTTAAAATCGTCGCCGATGTCGAGGTCGTGGCGCCCGAGCAGAACAACAGTGCCAAATCGAATGCGCTTACCCTGCACTCGCCGATGTACGTGCAAACGGCGGCCAACGGTTTTCGTTACATCAACGGTACCCCCGCCGATTGCGTGCATATTGCCCTGACAGGCCTGCTGGGCTACCGGCCGGACCTTGTGGTTTCAGGCATCAACAACGGTGCCAACATGGGCGATGACACGATTTATTCAGGCACGGTGGGCGCCGCGATGGAGGGCTATCTGTTTGGCATTCCTTCCATCGCGTTTTCACAGACGGAAAAAGGCTGGGCCCATATCGATGTCGCGGCCCGGCGCGCGCGTGAGCTGGTGGAACAACTGATGCCTTCGCTTGAAGTGGTGGCTGAAGGTGCGCAGCCGGCGCTGGCGCCGTGGCTGCTCAATGTGAACATTCCCAACTTGCCGGACGACCAGATCCAGGGCGTCAAGGTGGCGCGCCTGGGGCGCCGCCACGCGGCCGAGCGCGTCATCACGCAGACCAGCCCGCGTGGCGAGACCATGTACTGGATCGGCGGAGCCGGGCCCGCCAAGGAGGCGGGCGAGGGTACCGACTTCTACGCGACCAGCCAGAAGTTTGTGTCCATCACGCCGCTTCACGTGGACTTGACCGACCACGAGCGTTTGCCTTATTGGGAGCAGGCCGCGGCCCGGCTCACCCAGGCGCATTGA
- a CDS encoding protein-L-isoaspartate(D-aspartate) O-methyltransferase, translating into MKSSFKPPFNPTAKAPAVASRPAFPVRLKPGEGMPSATKLVATAARPTGNAAKNGFKKSVPAAAPDGVGLDSHAVRARMVHKLAAQGVSDARVLAAMGLVERHRFVDTALVNQAYEDTSLPIGLGQTISKPNVVARMLELLCQGAAGKLDRLGRVLEIGTGCGYQAALLSHLANEVYSIERLRGLHDKARENLRALRLPNVHLLFGDGMIGYAKGAPYAAIIAAAGGEAIPPAWVEQLAVGGRLVAPLQTAAGVQALVVVDKTPLGVKQTVLEAVHFVPLKSGTS; encoded by the coding sequence ATGAAATCCAGCTTCAAGCCTCCTTTCAATCCCACCGCCAAAGCACCTGCCGTGGCGAGCCGTCCCGCATTTCCGGTGCGATTGAAACCCGGGGAGGGCATGCCGTCTGCTACTAAATTGGTAGCTACTGCAGCACGTCCTACGGGAAATGCAGCAAAAAATGGTTTCAAGAAATCAGTGCCAGCGGCAGCGCCTGACGGTGTCGGACTGGATTCCCACGCGGTGCGTGCGCGCATGGTGCACAAGCTCGCGGCACAGGGCGTATCAGACGCCCGGGTGCTGGCTGCCATGGGCCTGGTGGAGCGCCACCGCTTTGTCGATACCGCCCTGGTCAACCAGGCGTATGAGGACACCAGCCTGCCGATTGGCCTGGGCCAGACCATTTCCAAGCCCAACGTCGTGGCGCGCATGCTGGAACTGCTTTGCCAGGGGGCGGCGGGCAAGCTGGACCGGTTGGGAAGGGTGCTGGAGATCGGTACCGGCTGTGGATACCAGGCCGCCCTGCTCAGCCACCTGGCAAACGAGGTCTACAGCATCGAGCGGCTGCGCGGCCTGCATGACAAGGCCCGGGAAAACCTGCGGGCTTTGCGCCTGCCCAATGTCCACCTGTTGTTCGGTGATGGCATGATCGGGTACGCCAAGGGAGCGCCGTACGCGGCCATTATTGCGGCGGCGGGCGGTGAAGCCATTCCGCCCGCCTGGGTGGAGCAACTGGCCGTTGGCGGGCGTCTTGTCGCGCCCTTGCAAACTGCCGCCGGCGTGCAGGCGCTGGTGGTGGTGGACAAAACGCCCCTGGGCGTCAAGCAGACAGTGCTGGAAGCCGTCCATTTTGTACCTTTAAAATCGGGTACGAGCTGA
- a CDS encoding SurA N-terminal domain-containing protein yields MFDFIRKHTKVTMALLFLLIVPSFILFGLDGYNRSREQGVAVARVDGKDIIQSEWDRAHQLEVDRLRASMPSLDAKLLDSPQARYATLERLVRDRVIAAAADKFKLVISDQRLARELQQSSEIASLRRSDGNLDMERYRQVLGSQGMSPEMFEANVRADLSNRQVLTGIGASGFSSSSAADLALNAYFEKREIQLARFNAADFAAKLSPTDADLDQFYKANEKLFQAPEQASIEYVMLDVETVRKSITINEADLKTYYEQNLQRLSGAEERRASHILITSPKTASAEERQKAKAKAEELLAAVKKSPDTFADVARKNSQDPGSAPSGGDLDFFARGAMVKPFEDAVFSMKKGDISAVVESEFGYHIIRLTDIKAPKQRSFEEMKPELEADLKKQQAQKKFSEAAEAFTNGVYEQAGSLKPVAERLKLDIKTASNVTRQPSAGTTGVLANPKFLNALFGPDAVEKKRNTEAIEVAPSQLVSGRILQYTPARTQPFAEVKDIVRQRWLAQRSAEEARKEGLAKLVAWKAAPASAVLAAPVLVSREQTQNLPVQVIDAALRVDASALPVFAGVDLGAQGYAIVKVAKVMPRDARPDAAAKQERNQYAQWWTSAENLAYYNGLKERFKAEILVAKPASVNADEVVTQ; encoded by the coding sequence ATGTTTGATTTCATTCGCAAGCACACCAAAGTCACCATGGCCTTGCTGTTTTTGCTGATTGTTCCGTCGTTTATTTTGTTTGGCCTCGATGGCTACAACCGATCGAGGGAACAAGGCGTGGCGGTTGCCAGGGTGGATGGAAAAGACATCATCCAGTCCGAGTGGGACCGCGCGCATCAGCTGGAAGTTGACAGATTGCGGGCTTCCATGCCTTCGCTGGATGCCAAGCTGCTGGATTCACCGCAGGCCCGTTATGCCACGCTGGAGCGCCTGGTGCGCGATCGCGTGATCGCCGCCGCGGCCGACAAATTCAAGCTTGTCATCAGTGACCAGCGTCTGGCCCGCGAACTGCAGCAGAGTTCCGAGATTGCGTCACTGCGCCGCTCTGATGGCAACCTCGACATGGAGCGCTATCGCCAGGTGCTGGGCAGCCAGGGCATGAGCCCCGAGATGTTCGAGGCCAATGTGCGGGCCGATCTGTCGAATCGCCAGGTGCTGACGGGCATTGGCGCCAGCGGTTTTTCTTCCAGCTCCGCGGCCGACCTGGCGCTCAACGCCTATTTCGAAAAACGAGAAATTCAGCTTGCCCGTTTCAATGCGGCTGATTTCGCGGCGAAGCTCAGCCCTACAGATGCCGATCTCGATCAGTTCTACAAGGCGAACGAAAAACTCTTTCAGGCGCCGGAGCAGGCGAGTATCGAGTACGTGATGCTGGACGTGGAGACGGTCAGGAAAAGTATCACGATCAATGAGGCGGACCTGAAGACCTATTACGAGCAGAACCTCCAGAGGCTCAGTGGCGCCGAAGAGCGGCGAGCCAGCCATATCCTCATTACCTCGCCCAAGACAGCGTCTGCCGAGGAACGCCAGAAGGCCAAGGCCAAGGCCGAGGAGCTGCTGGCTGCCGTCAAAAAATCTCCCGATACCTTTGCCGACGTGGCGCGCAAGAATTCGCAGGACCCGGGTTCCGCACCCAGTGGTGGCGATCTCGATTTCTTTGCCCGGGGCGCCATGGTCAAGCCGTTTGAAGATGCCGTGTTCTCGATGAAAAAAGGGGACATCAGTGCTGTGGTGGAGTCCGAGTTTGGCTACCACATCATCAGGCTCACCGACATCAAGGCACCCAAGCAGCGCAGTTTCGAAGAGATGAAGCCCGAGCTGGAAGCCGACTTGAAGAAGCAGCAAGCCCAGAAGAAGTTTTCTGAAGCCGCAGAAGCCTTCACCAATGGCGTGTATGAGCAGGCGGGCAGCCTCAAGCCGGTTGCGGAGCGCCTCAAGCTGGATATCAAGACGGCCAGCAACGTGACGCGTCAACCGTCAGCAGGTACTACGGGTGTGCTCGCCAATCCGAAATTCCTCAATGCACTGTTTGGGCCCGATGCGGTCGAGAAAAAGCGCAATACCGAAGCCATTGAAGTGGCACCCAGCCAACTGGTTTCGGGCCGCATCCTCCAGTACACCCCGGCGCGTACCCAGCCTTTTGCAGAGGTGAAAGACATCGTGCGCCAGCGCTGGCTGGCTCAACGTAGTGCAGAAGAAGCTCGCAAGGAAGGTCTCGCCAAACTGGTGGCCTGGAAGGCCGCTCCGGCTTCGGCCGTGCTGGCAGCGCCGGTGCTGGTGTCGCGTGAGCAAACCCAGAACCTGCCGGTTCAGGTGATTGATGCTGCCCTGCGCGTTGACGCCAGTGCACTGCCGGTGTTTGCGGGCGTTGACCTGGGTGCCCAGGGCTATGCCATCGTGAAGGTCGCTAAAGTGATGCCCCGCGATGCGCGACCTGACGCCGCAGCCAAACAGGAGCGCAACCAGTACGCCCAATGGTGGACGTCTGCCGAGAATCTGGCTTATTACAACGGCCTGAAGGAACGTTTCAAGGCGGAAATCCTGGTCGCAAAGCCCGCATCCGTGAATGCAGACGAGGTCGTGACGCAATAA
- a CDS encoding response regulator yields MSTPTMLVVEDNTDHLELTLTTLQQNGVPHDIVIARDGREALDYLFCEGVYKDRNANSQPELVLLDLGLPKLSGLEVMRRMREDPRTFFVPVVMLTLVSEQSEAVRAFKGGLNSYVSKPLDYRDFEEKLQQVREYWRTSNFAPLTII; encoded by the coding sequence ATGAGCACACCGACGATGCTGGTGGTAGAGGACAATACCGACCACCTCGAATTGACCTTGACCACGCTGCAACAAAACGGGGTGCCTCATGACATCGTGATCGCCCGGGATGGACGCGAGGCCCTCGACTATTTATTTTGCGAGGGTGTTTATAAAGACCGCAACGCCAACAGCCAGCCCGAACTGGTCCTGCTGGATCTGGGGCTGCCCAAGCTGAGCGGCCTGGAGGTGATGCGGCGCATGCGGGAGGATCCCCGGACGTTTTTTGTTCCGGTCGTGATGCTGACCCTGGTGAGCGAGCAATCCGAGGCGGTGCGCGCATTCAAAGGCGGGCTCAACAGCTACGTGAGCAAGCCGCTCGACTACCGTGACTTTGAGGAAAAGCTCCAGCAGGTCCGGGAATATTGGCGCACCTCCAACTTCGCACCGCTTACCATCATCTGA
- a CDS encoding VOC family protein yields the protein MELRICIDVDDMERAIAFYTGGLGLHVGRRFKSDFVEILGAGSPIDLLLNAAGTQPVANSTGTRHYGRHWTPVHLDFVVQDIEAAVRRLQAHGAVLEMPVAERAWGRIAGLADPFGHGLDLLEFRGRGYDEIMQTS from the coding sequence ATGGAACTGCGTATCTGCATCGATGTGGATGACATGGAACGGGCCATCGCGTTTTACACCGGTGGCCTGGGCCTGCATGTCGGCCGCCGTTTCAAGAGCGATTTCGTGGAAATTCTGGGTGCAGGCAGCCCGATAGACCTGCTGCTCAATGCCGCGGGCACCCAGCCAGTGGCCAACAGCACCGGCACGCGGCACTACGGCCGCCACTGGACGCCCGTGCACCTGGACTTTGTGGTCCAGGACATTGAGGCGGCTGTCCGAAGACTGCAGGCCCATGGTGCAGTCCTGGAAATGCCGGTGGCCGAGCGCGCGTGGGGCCGAATTGCCGGGCTGGCAGACCCTTTTGGCCACGGGCTGGATCTGCTCGAATTCAGGGGACGAGGTTACGACGAAATAATGCAAACGTCGTGA
- a CDS encoding Bax inhibitor-1/YccA family protein, which yields MNDNVQTLDYGSASSALQRNKVLRNTYWLLALSLLPTVLGAWVGVATGITLALTGGLGLIVFLGGAFGFIFAIEKTKNSAAGVPVLLGFTFFMGLMLSRMIGMILGFKNGSELIMTAMGGTAGVFFVMASLASVIKRDISGMGKWLFVGAVVVMIGSIINVFVGSTAGMMAISVAVIAIFSAYMLYDLKQILDGGETNYISATLALYLDLFNVFQALLALLGIFGGERD from the coding sequence ATGAATGACAATGTTCAGACCCTCGACTATGGCTCGGCCTCGTCGGCCCTGCAGCGCAACAAGGTGCTGCGCAACACTTATTGGCTGCTGGCGCTGAGCCTGCTGCCAACCGTGCTGGGCGCATGGGTGGGCGTGGCAACCGGCATTACCCTTGCGCTCACGGGAGGCCTCGGCCTGATCGTGTTCCTGGGCGGTGCATTCGGCTTCATATTCGCCATCGAGAAGACCAAGAACTCGGCCGCAGGCGTGCCTGTATTGCTGGGCTTCACGTTCTTCATGGGGCTGATGCTTTCGCGGATGATCGGCATGATCCTCGGCTTCAAAAACGGCTCCGAACTGATCATGACGGCCATGGGCGGAACAGCCGGCGTGTTCTTCGTGATGGCGTCGCTGGCCAGCGTGATCAAGCGCGACATCTCCGGCATGGGCAAATGGCTGTTTGTCGGTGCCGTGGTTGTGATGATCGGCAGCATCATCAACGTTTTTGTCGGCTCCACGGCCGGCATGATGGCCATCTCGGTGGCCGTGATCGCCATTTTCAGCGCCTACATGCTGTACGACCTCAAGCAGATCCTGGACGGCGGCGAGACCAATTACATCAGCGCCACGCTGGCGCTGTACCTCGACCTGTTCAACGTGTTCCAGGCGCTGCTGGCGCTGCTGGGCATCTTTGGCGGCGAGCGCGACTGA
- a CDS encoding NADPH:quinone oxidoreductase family protein, with amino-acid sequence MQAWLCENPTGVDALTWKELPTPQPKEGEVLIEIKAASLNFPDLLIVQNKYQIKPPLPFVPGSEYAGVVQAVGEGVKHLQVGQNVACLSGTGGFGTHTIAPAALCMPLPAGFSHVDAAAFIMIYATSWHALMDRAQLKAGETVLVLGAAGGVGTAAIQIAKAAGARVIAAASTDEKCAFCSALGADATINYTSKNLRDEIKTLTGGNGPDVIYDPVGGDFAEPAFRSIAWRGRYLVVGFASGPIPSLPLNLALLKGASIVGVFWGDFARREPKANAAMMAELARWYTEGKIKPAIDRTMPMAELKAAYAYMGSRGVKGKLVMIN; translated from the coding sequence ATGCAAGCCTGGCTTTGTGAAAATCCCACTGGCGTAGACGCCCTGACCTGGAAAGAGCTGCCGACGCCGCAGCCCAAAGAAGGTGAGGTACTGATTGAGATCAAGGCCGCCAGCCTCAACTTCCCCGACCTGCTGATCGTGCAGAACAAGTACCAGATCAAGCCGCCCCTGCCCTTTGTGCCGGGCTCCGAGTACGCCGGCGTGGTGCAGGCCGTGGGCGAAGGCGTGAAGCACCTGCAGGTGGGCCAGAATGTCGCCTGCCTGTCTGGAACCGGTGGTTTCGGCACACACACCATTGCGCCGGCAGCCCTGTGCATGCCCCTGCCCGCCGGGTTCTCGCACGTGGATGCAGCCGCCTTCATCATGATTTACGCCACCTCCTGGCATGCCCTGATGGACCGCGCGCAATTGAAGGCCGGCGAAACCGTGCTGGTGCTCGGCGCTGCGGGCGGAGTCGGCACCGCCGCCATCCAGATCGCCAAGGCGGCAGGCGCCCGCGTGATTGCCGCCGCCTCGACCGATGAGAAATGCGCGTTTTGCAGCGCCCTCGGCGCAGACGCCACGATTAACTACACGAGCAAAAATCTGCGCGATGAAATCAAGACGCTGACCGGCGGCAACGGCCCGGATGTGATTTATGACCCGGTGGGCGGCGACTTTGCTGAGCCGGCTTTCCGCTCGATTGCCTGGCGCGGCCGCTACCTGGTGGTTGGTTTTGCATCAGGCCCCATCCCTTCGCTGCCACTGAACCTGGCGCTGCTCAAGGGTGCCTCCATCGTTGGCGTGTTCTGGGGTGACTTTGCCAGGCGTGAACCCAAGGCCAACGCGGCCATGATGGCCGAGCTGGCCCGCTGGTACACCGAGGGCAAGATCAAACCAGCCATCGACCGCACCATGCCCATGGCTGAACTCAAGGCAGCTTATGCCTACATGGGTTCCCGTGGGGTCAAAGGCAAACTGGTGATGATTAATTGA
- a CDS encoding surface-adhesin E family protein, with translation MRMIPVRISRATTWTTEEGIQFRSAEAEVLIDCDRQSARYLNAAFYSEPDFKGQAFRCSLLPRKT, from the coding sequence ATGCGCATGATTCCGGTCCGTATCAGCCGGGCTACGACGTGGACTACGGAAGAGGGCATTCAGTTTCGCTCTGCGGAGGCTGAGGTGCTGATTGACTGTGACCGGCAATCCGCTCGCTACCTGAACGCCGCTTTTTACAGCGAGCCTGACTTCAAGGGGCAGGCCTTCAGGTGCTCACTTCTGCCAAGGAAGACCTGA
- a CDS encoding tartrate dehydrogenase encodes MSITTTNQASKKRIAVIAGDGIGKETMPEGVRVLDAAARKFGIDLHFDHFDFSSWDYYEKHGQMMPDNWKDQIGGHDAIYFGAVGWPEKIADHVSLWGSLLLFRREFDQYINLRPARLMPGIIAPVVRRDGSPRQPGEIDFYIVRENTEGEYSSIGGRAFPGTDREFVLQESVFTRVGVDRVLKFAFELAQSRPKKHLTSATKSNGISISMPYWDERVAEMAKSYPAIRLDKFHIDILTAHFVQRPDFFDVVVASNLFGDILSDLGPACTGTIGIAPSANLNPERKFPSLFEPVHGSAPDIAGRNLANPIGQIWCGAMMMEFLGHKEAHDAILAAIEKVLRPDSGAPRTPDLGGKAGTADVGKAVAAALAEV; translated from the coding sequence ATGAGCATCACCACGACAAACCAGGCCAGCAAGAAAAGAATCGCAGTCATCGCCGGTGACGGCATCGGCAAGGAAACCATGCCCGAGGGCGTTCGCGTGCTGGATGCGGCGGCGCGCAAATTCGGCATCGACCTGCACTTTGACCACTTCGATTTTTCCAGCTGGGACTATTACGAAAAGCACGGCCAGATGATGCCGGACAACTGGAAAGACCAGATTGGCGGGCATGACGCGATTTACTTTGGTGCGGTGGGCTGGCCCGAGAAAATTGCCGACCATGTATCGTTGTGGGGTTCGTTGCTCCTGTTCAGGCGCGAGTTTGACCAATACATCAACCTGCGGCCGGCGCGGCTGATGCCCGGCATCATCGCACCGGTGGTACGGCGTGATGGCAGCCCGCGGCAACCCGGCGAGATCGACTTTTACATCGTTCGTGAAAATACCGAGGGCGAGTACTCCAGCATCGGCGGCAGGGCGTTTCCCGGCACCGATCGCGAGTTTGTATTGCAGGAGTCGGTTTTTACGCGGGTCGGCGTGGATCGCGTTCTGAAGTTTGCGTTTGAGCTGGCCCAGTCGCGCCCCAAGAAACACCTGACCAGCGCGACCAAGTCCAACGGCATTTCAATCTCCATGCCTTACTGGGATGAACGGGTGGCCGAGATGGCCAAGAGCTATCCGGCGATTCGGCTGGACAAGTTTCACATTGACATCCTGACCGCGCATTTTGTGCAGCGCCCGGACTTTTTCGATGTGGTGGTGGCCAGCAATCTGTTCGGCGACATCCTGAGCGACCTCGGACCTGCCTGCACCGGCACGATCGGTATTGCACCGAGTGCCAACCTGAATCCGGAGCGCAAGTTCCCTTCGCTGTTCGAGCCGGTGCATGGCTCGGCGCCGGACATCGCAGGGCGCAACCTTGCCAATCCCATTGGCCAGATCTGGTGCGGCGCCATGATGATGGAGTTCCTGGGGCACAAGGAGGCGCATGATGCCATTCTTGCCGCGATTGAGAAAGTGCTGCGCCCCGACAGCGGTGCACCGCGCACCCCGGACCTGGGTGGCAAGGCCGGTACGGCCGATGTTGGCAAGGCTGTGGCGGCTGCGCTGGCAGAGGTGTAA
- a CDS encoding HU family DNA-binding protein has product MNKTELIEHIAKHADISKAAATRALESTIGAVKTTLKKGGSVSLVGFGTFAVGKRAARTGRNPRTGDAIKIKAAKVPKFRPGKALKDALN; this is encoded by the coding sequence GTGAACAAGACTGAACTGATCGAGCACATTGCCAAACACGCTGACATTTCCAAAGCTGCCGCCACGCGCGCGCTGGAGTCAACCATTGGTGCTGTGAAAACAACCCTGAAAAAAGGAGGCTCCGTGTCTCTTGTGGGTTTTGGCACTTTTGCCGTGGGCAAACGCGCTGCCCGTACTGGCCGCAACCCGCGCACCGGCGATGCGATTAAAATCAAGGCTGCCAAGGTTCCAAAGTTTCGTCCGGGCAAGGCGCTCAAAGACGCTTTGAACTGA
- the rlmD gene encoding 23S rRNA (uracil(1939)-C(5))-methyltransferase RlmD: MTDEKLNDHTVKAPEYLPDILTVESLDMEAQGIAHRADGKVVFIEGALPFERVTANVYRKKSSFEKAVVMAIHRESSQRVRPACPHFGLHTGACGGCKMQHLHVGAQVAVKQRVLEDNLWHIGKVKADNLLRPIEGPAWGYRYRARLSVRYVRKKNAVLVGFHERKSSYVADMTECHVVPRHVSDMLVPLRELIAGMDARETLPQIELACGDTVTAMVLRHMEPLSSGDLARLRAFAVSHPGLQWWLQPGGLDSVKLLDEGVPELSYDLPEFGITMPFKPTDFTQVNPHINQVLVSRALRLLAVQPHERVIDWFCGLGNFTLPLATCAREVLGIEGSEALVARSCQNFKKNQPASQSRSALSATEFVARNLFEMTPAMLVKDGMADKWLVDPPREGAFELFKSLAALHQQMVTGVPCDDGEQQQSLVLGDWTPPQRIVYVSCNPATLARDAGVLVESGAYRCTLAGVVNMFPHTAHVESIAVFERG; this comes from the coding sequence ATGACCGATGAAAAACTGAATGACCACACTGTGAAAGCGCCTGAATACCTGCCAGACATCCTCACGGTAGAGTCCCTGGACATGGAAGCGCAGGGCATTGCCCACCGGGCAGACGGTAAGGTTGTGTTCATAGAGGGTGCGCTGCCTTTTGAACGGGTGACCGCCAATGTGTATCGCAAGAAGAGCAGCTTTGAAAAAGCGGTGGTGATGGCTATTCATCGCGAGTCTTCGCAGCGCGTGCGCCCGGCTTGCCCGCATTTTGGCCTGCATACCGGCGCGTGCGGCGGCTGCAAGATGCAGCACCTTCATGTGGGTGCGCAGGTGGCTGTCAAGCAGCGGGTGCTGGAAGACAACCTCTGGCACATCGGCAAGGTCAAGGCCGACAACCTGCTCAGGCCCATTGAGGGGCCCGCCTGGGGGTATCGCTACCGGGCGCGCCTGTCGGTGCGCTATGTGCGCAAGAAGAATGCGGTGCTGGTGGGCTTTCATGAACGCAAGAGCAGTTATGTGGCCGACATGACTGAGTGCCATGTCGTGCCCCGGCATGTCAGCGACATGCTGGTGCCGCTGCGTGAACTGATTGCCGGCATGGATGCCAGGGAAACCCTGCCGCAAATCGAGTTGGCCTGCGGCGATACCGTCACGGCCATGGTGCTACGCCACATGGAGCCGCTCAGCAGCGGCGATCTGGCACGCTTGCGCGCTTTCGCGGTATCGCATCCAGGCCTGCAGTGGTGGCTGCAGCCAGGTGGCCTGGACAGCGTGAAGCTGCTCGACGAGGGCGTACCCGAGTTGAGCTACGACCTGCCCGAGTTTGGCATCACGATGCCCTTCAAGCCGACCGATTTCACGCAGGTGAACCCGCACATCAACCAGGTGCTGGTGTCGCGGGCGTTGCGCCTGCTGGCCGTGCAGCCGCATGAGCGTGTGATTGACTGGTTTTGCGGCCTGGGGAATTTCACACTGCCGCTGGCGACTTGCGCACGCGAAGTGCTGGGTATTGAAGGCAGCGAGGCCCTGGTGGCACGCTCCTGCCAGAACTTCAAGAAGAATCAGCCGGCTTCGCAATCAAGAAGCGCGCTGTCTGCTACTGAATTCGTGGCAAGAAACCTCTTTGAAATGACACCCGCGATGCTGGTGAAAGATGGTATGGCCGACAAGTGGCTGGTGGATCCGCCGCGCGAGGGGGCATTCGAGCTGTTCAAGTCGCTGGCGGCGCTGCATCAGCAAATGGTGACGGGCGTGCCCTGCGACGACGGGGAACAACAGCAAAGCCTGGTGCTGGGCGACTGGACGCCGCCCCAGCGCATTGTTTACGTGAGCTGCAACCCGGCGACCCTGGCGCGCGATGCTGGCGTATTAGTGGAGAGCGGCGCTTACCGCTGCACGCTGGCTGGTGTGGTGAACATGTTTCCCCATACGGCGCATGTGGAGAGCATCGCGGTGTTTGAGCGGGGTTGA
- a CDS encoding peptidoglycan DD-metalloendopeptidase family protein: MNQTFRSNSAKSVVISGAGQGIRTRLANLTLPCALAATLLLAAGCASRSPTHAPVEDRGTGLSRQLPAAVDPANIKQPPGFENAGKPGYYTVKPGDTMIRIGLENGQNWRDIVRWNNLDNPNVIEVGQVLRVVPPASETTAVVTRPVSPGSAASATAIPPAQAVSGARPASAPASAGAAPAAAVAAPSAAPAATGDEDVGWIWPAHGTLLTGFDEAKNKGVDIAGRAGDAVLASADGRVVYAGAGLRGYGNLVILKHNNTFLTAYAHNQTLLVKEDQTVKKGQKIAEMGNTDADRVKLHFEIRRQGKPVDPAKYLPPK, encoded by the coding sequence ATGAATCAAACCTTTAGGTCGAACAGCGCAAAGTCTGTCGTCATCTCGGGCGCTGGCCAGGGCATCCGCACCCGGCTGGCCAATTTGACGCTGCCGTGCGCTTTGGCTGCCACCCTGCTGCTGGCAGCGGGCTGCGCCTCGCGCTCCCCCACCCACGCGCCGGTTGAAGACCGCGGTACGGGGCTGTCGCGCCAGCTTCCCGCTGCGGTCGACCCCGCCAACATCAAGCAGCCGCCAGGTTTTGAAAATGCCGGAAAACCCGGTTACTACACCGTTAAACCTGGCGACACCATGATCCGCATTGGCCTGGAAAACGGCCAGAACTGGCGCGACATCGTGCGCTGGAACAACCTTGACAATCCCAACGTGATTGAAGTTGGGCAAGTGCTTCGCGTCGTACCGCCCGCCAGCGAAACCACCGCCGTGGTGACACGGCCGGTGTCGCCCGGCTCGGCTGCAAGCGCAACCGCCATCCCGCCGGCCCAGGCCGTCAGCGGCGCCCGGCCTGCGTCGGCGCCAGCCAGTGCTGGCGCTGCTCCAGCCGCTGCGGTAGCTGCGCCCAGCGCTGCACCAGCGGCCACGGGGGATGAAGACGTGGGATGGATCTGGCCCGCCCATGGCACGCTGCTGACGGGGTTTGACGAGGCCAAAAACAAGGGCGTCGATATCGCGGGCAGGGCCGGTGATGCGGTGCTTGCTTCTGCCGATGGCCGGGTCGTGTACGCGGGCGCGGGCCTGCGGGGCTACGGCAACCTGGTCATCCTCAAGCACAACAACACCTTTCTCACGGCCTACGCGCACAACCAGACGCTGCTGGTCAAGGAAGACCAGACGGTCAAAAAGGGCCAGAAGATTGCAGAGATGGGCAATACGGACGCTGACCGCGTGAAGTTGCATTTCGAGATTCGCCGCCAGGGCAAACCTGTGGACCCAGCGAAATACCTGCCCCCCAAGTAA